The following coding sequences are from one Thermostaphylospora chromogena window:
- a CDS encoding helix-turn-helix domain-containing protein codes for METETLGVFLKTRRARVTPKDVGLRSYGTVRRVPGLRREELAQLAGVSVGYYTRLEQDQGTASPQVLDSLARVLRLDAAETAHLHNLAHRSGLSRLNRPETEVLAPRVLTLLTSLGESVPAIVLGRRGDVLAWNRTGHALIAEHLDYAAPESPETRPSIPRMFFLDPLHRDLYRNWDELARIHIGYLRLTSGRYPDDAKLAELIGELTMHSPEFATIWATGEVADCTTGPMDLRHPTLGDVEVDYQVWLQPDSPDHRLEVYTPRNEASRDALRLL; via the coding sequence ATGGAGACCGAGACGCTGGGCGTGTTCCTCAAGACGCGCCGGGCTCGCGTCACCCCGAAAGACGTCGGCCTACGCTCGTACGGCACCGTCCGCCGGGTGCCGGGACTCCGCCGTGAGGAGCTCGCGCAGCTCGCCGGGGTCAGCGTCGGCTACTACACCCGACTGGAGCAGGACCAGGGCACGGCCTCGCCGCAGGTGCTCGACTCGCTCGCCCGGGTGCTCCGTCTCGACGCCGCCGAGACCGCGCACCTGCACAACCTCGCGCACCGCTCCGGGCTCTCGCGGCTCAACCGGCCCGAAACGGAAGTCCTCGCGCCCCGCGTCCTGACGCTGCTGACCTCACTGGGCGAGAGCGTGCCCGCCATCGTGCTCGGCAGACGCGGTGACGTGCTCGCGTGGAACCGCACCGGTCACGCGCTCATCGCGGAGCATCTCGACTACGCGGCCCCGGAGTCGCCGGAGACCAGGCCGTCCATTCCGCGTATGTTCTTCCTCGACCCGCTGCATCGCGACCTGTACCGCAACTGGGATGAGCTGGCGCGCATCCACATCGGCTACCTGCGTCTGACCTCGGGCCGGTATCCCGACGACGCGAAGCTCGCGGAGCTGATCGGTGAACTCACCATGCACAGTCCCGAGTTCGCGACCATCTGGGCCACCGGCGAAGTCGCCGACTGCACCACCGGTCCGATGGATCTCCGGCACCCCACCCTCGGCGACGTCGAGGTGGATTATCAGGTCTGGCTGCAGCCGGACAGCCCCGACCACCGTCTGGAGGTCTACACACCCCGCAACGAAGCGTCACGCGACGCCCTCAGGCTCCTGTAG
- a CDS encoding SDR family oxidoreductase, translating into MSSGLGTFAFLADPDSPLREFAPLLGYNSSKAALNAITLIYARELREAGITVNAVSPGFCATDLNGHTGVLTAQEGGAHIVRQATMPDCPTGVFLSETGGTIPW; encoded by the coding sequence GTGTCCAGCGGGCTGGGCACGTTCGCGTTCCTGGCCGACCCGGACTCGCCACTGCGGGAGTTCGCGCCGCTGCTCGGCTACAACTCCTCCAAGGCGGCGCTCAACGCGATCACCCTGATCTACGCGAGGGAGCTGCGGGAGGCCGGGATCACGGTCAACGCGGTGTCACCGGGCTTCTGCGCCACCGACCTCAACGGCCACACGGGTGTGCTGACCGCGCAGGAGGGCGGGGCCCACATCGTACGGCAGGCCACCATGCCCGACTGCCCGACCGGCGTCTTCCTCAGCGAGACCGGCGGCACCATCCCCTGGTGA